From a region of the Triticum aestivum cultivar Chinese Spring chromosome 7D, IWGSC CS RefSeq v2.1, whole genome shotgun sequence genome:
- the LOC123166254 gene encoding oligopeptide transporter 7, with translation MASSSQPHREAEEEELRHRGHGDGITSPLLPSTSRSSPEPDDDEEENSPIEQVALTVPVGDDPDTPVLTFRMWVLGMASCAVLSFLNQFFWYRKEPLTITAISAQIAVVPLGRLMAAALPERAFFRGRPYEFTLNPGPFNVKEHVLITIFANAGAGTVYAIHVVTAVRVFYGKNLTFLVSLLVVLTTQVLGFGWAGIFRRYLVEPAAMWWPSNLVQVSLFRALHEKEVRSKGGFTRSQFFLVAFVCSFVYYIFPGYLFQMLTSLSWICWVFPNSVFAQQLGSGLYGLGIGSIGLDWASVSSYLGSPLASPWFATANVAAGFFIIMYVITPIAYWFNFYKARNFPIFSDGLFTESGQKYNITSIVDSQFHFDTKAYEKNGPLYLSTFFAVTYGVGFASLTATIVHVLLFHGSEIWQLSKSAFQEKRVDVHTKLMRRYKQVPEWWFICILIVNIAVTVFACEYYIEQLQLPWWGVLLACAIAFFFTLPIGIITATTNQTPGLNIITEYIMGYLYPGRPVANMCFKVYGYISMSQALTFLQDFKLGHYMKIPPRTMFMAQVVGTLIAAFVYLGTAWWLMDSIPNICDTELLPAGSPWTCPGDHVFYDASVIWGLISPRRIFGDLGTYSAVNWFFLGGAIAPLLVWFAHKAFPGQNWILLINMPVLIGSTGQMPPATAVNYITWIFVGFLSGYVVYRYRRDWWERHNYLLSGALDAGLAFMAVLIYLCLGLENISLNWWGNDLDGCPLASCPTAKGIFVEGCPVYT, from the exons ATGGCGTCCTCCTCCCAGCCCCAccgagaagcagaggaggaggagctccggcacCGCGGCCATGGCGACGGCATCACCTCCCCGCTCC TGCCGTCCACgtcgcggagctcgccggagcccgacgacgacgaggaggagaactcGCCGATCGAGCAGGTGGCGCTGACGGTGCCCGTGGGCGACGACCCGGACACCCCCGTGCTCACCTTCCGGATGTGGGTCCTCGGCATGGCGTCCTGCGCCGTGCTCTCCTTCCTCAACCAGTTCTTCTGGTACCGCAAGGAGCCGCTCAccatcacggccatctcggccCAGATCGCCGTCGTGCCGCTGGGCCGCCTCATGGCGGCCGCGCTGCCGGAGcgggccttcttccgcggcaggcCGTACGAGTTCACCCTCAACCCGGGGCCGTTCAACGTGAAGGAGCACGTGCTGATCACCATCTTCGCCAACGCCGGCGCCGGCACCGTGTACGCCATCCACGTGGTCACCGCCGTCCGCgtcttctacggcaagaacctcaCCTTCCTCGTCTCCCTCCTCGTGGTGCTCACCACGCAGGTGCTCGGGTTCGGGTGGGCGGGGATTTTCCGGCGGTACCTCGTGGAGCCGGCGGCCATGTGGTGGCCGTCCAACCTCGTGCAGGTCTCCCTCTTCAg GGCGCTCCACGAGAAGGAGGTGCGGAGCAAAGGCGGCTTCACGCGCAGCCAGTTCTTCCTGGTGGCCTTCGTCTGCAGCTTCGTCTACTACATATTCCCAGGTTACCTGTTCCAGATGCTCACCTCCCTCTCCTGGATCTGTTGGGTCTTCCCCAACTCCGTGTTCGCCCAGCAGCTCGGCTCGGGCCTCTACGGCCTCGGGATCGGCTCCATCGGCCTCGACTGGGCGTCCGTCTCCTCTTACCTTGGGAGCCCCCTCGCCAGCCCCTGGTTCGCCACCGCCAACGTCGCCGCAGGATTCTTCATCATCATGTACGTGATCACGCCCATCGCGTACTGGTTCAACTTCTACAAGGCGCGGAATTTTCCCATCTTCTCTGATGGGCTCTTCACCGAGTCCGGGCAGAAGTACAACATCACGAGCATCGTGGACTCCCAGTTCCATTTCGACACGAAGGCCTATGAGAAGAATGGACCGCTGTACCTCAGCACCTTCTTCGCTGTCACGTACGGTGTTGGTTTTGCATCCCTTACTGCGACGATCGTCCATGTCCTCCTCTTCCACGGAAG TGAAATCTGGCAGTTAAGTAAATCAGCTTTTCAAGAGAAGAGAGTGGACGTACATACAAAGCTTATGAGGAGATATAAGCAGGTCCCTGAGTGGTGGTTCATCTGCATCCTTATTGTTAACATTGCAGTCACCGTATTTGCTTGTGAATACTACATCGAGCAACTCCAGCTGCCCTGGTGGGGTGTACTGCTGGCATGTGCCATTGCCTTTTTCTTTACCCTCCCAATCGGAATTATCACAGCAACTACGAACCAG ACTCCGGGATTGAACATTATCACAGAGTACATCATGGGGTACCTGTACCCTGGACGGCCCGTCGCGAATATGTGCTTCAAGGTATATGGCTACATCAGCATGAGCCAAGCTCTGACGTTTCTGCAAGATTTTAAGTTGGGCCACTACATGAAGATTCCCCCAAGGACCATGTTCATGGCTCAG GTGGTGGGAACTCTGATTGCGGCATTTGTGTACCTCGGAACGGCatggtggctgatggactcaatcCCCAACATCTGCGACACCGAGCTCCTCCCAGCAGGCAGCCCTTGGACCTGCCCCGGTGATCATGTGTTCTACGACGCATCAGTCATATGGGGTCTCATTAGCCCACGCAGAATATTTGGGGACTTAGGAACTTACTCGGCGGTGAACTGGTTCTTCTTGGGGGGAGCCATTGCCCCACTCCTCGTCTGGTTTGCACACAAGGCATTCCCAGGCCAGAACTGGATCTTGCTTATCAACATGCCCGTCTTGATTGGTTCCACTGGCCAGATGCCACCCGCCACTGCAGTCAACTACATCACATGGATATTCGTTGGGTTTTTGTCAGGCTATGTGGTCTATAGATACCGACGTGACTGGTGGGAGCGACACAATTATCTGCTTTCAGGTGCGCTAGATGCTGGTTTGGCATTCATGGCTGTGTTAATTTACCTGTGCCTAGGCTTGGAGAACATCAGTTTGAACTGGTGGGGCAATGACTTGGATGGATGCCCCCTGGCTTCTTGCCCCACTGCTAAAGGTATATTTGTTGAGGGTTGCCCAGTGTATACCTGA
- the LOC123166255 gene encoding pentatricopeptide repeat-containing protein At5g16420, mitochondrial, translating into MPVRRALDLTRAAMPPRRCPAAPPPARAFSAAAPSAKTTVQLAHLAHLPSSLPPPSHCTVTPPVQPWPRRLTPRSFSRLLHRLPTPQLAVLAFRHALFRATPPLPPSIPVFAAVLSRLAGAPPDLLPPVLSALRAARLPAFSDRAFLPLLRALPPLPSLRLFLSLPSFNSHPSVRSFNALLHSLVAARRLRLAAALFRAAPTKLYITPDLVSCNILLKGLVGVRDLDAALKVLDEMPGWGIVPDVVTYTTVLSAYCAKEDLKGAQKLFDDIIAGGRVPDVTMYTVLIDGYCRTGKIQDAARIMDEMEVAGVQPNEVTYSVVIEACCKEGKSAEACNLMGEMLGAGYTPDTPLAAKVVDVLCQDGKADEAHRMWKWMVKKNVPPDNTITNTLIYWLCKSGMVQEARKLFDELEKGYKPSLLTYNSLISGLCENGELQEAGQVWDDMVERGYEPNATTYEAFIKGFCKIGKPNEGATVFTEMVTKGCTPSKVLYQVLVDSLSEPIHDDIVDKIVETAALSGGDFLDGDSWEIFIRRVLDTKSDTWNKHLNSVLDT; encoded by the coding sequence ATGCCGGTGCGGCGCGCTCTCGACCTCAcccgcgccgccatgccgccgcggcGCTGCCCGGCGGCGCCGCCTCCCGCCCGCGCCTTCTCCGCGGCGGCGCCGTCCGCCAAAACCACCGTGCAGCTCGCCCACCTCGCGCACCTCCCGTCCTCCCTCCCGCCGCCGTCCCACTGCACCGTCACCCCGCCCGTCCAGCCCTGGCCGCGCCGCCTCACCCCCCGGAGCTTctcccgcctcctccaccgcctcccgaCCCCCCAGCTCGCCGTGCTCGCCTTCCGCCACGCGCTCTTCCGCGCCACGCCCCCCCTGCCCCCGTCCATCCCCGTCTTCGCCGCGGTGCTCTCCCGCCTCGCCGGCGCGCCCCCGGACCTCCTGCCGCCCGTCCTCTccgccctccgcgccgcccgcctcccgGCCTTCTCCGACCGCGCCTTCCTGCCCCTCCTCCGCGCGCTCCCGCCGCTGCCCTCCCtccgcctcttcctctccctcccgtcCTTCAACTCCCACCCCTCCGTGCGCTCCTTCAACGCCCTCCTCCACTCCctcgtcgccgcgcgccgcctccgcctcgccgccgccctctTCCGCGCCGCGCCCACCAAGCTCTACATCACGCCCGACCTCGTCTCCTGCAACATCCTGCTCAAGGGCCTCGTTGGCGTGCGCGACCTCGATGCCGCCCTCAAGGTTCTCGACGAAATGCCCGGGTGGGGGATCGTCCCCGATGTCGTCACCTACACGACGGTTCTCTCCGCATACTGTGCCAAGGAGGATCTCAAGGGCGCCCAGAAGCTATTCGATGATATAATTGCCGGTGGGCGTGTGCCAGATGTTACGATGTACACGGTGCTCATCGATGGGTACTGCCGGACCGGGAAGATACAGGATGCAGCTAGGATTATGGATGAGATGGAGGTCGCCGGGGTGCAACCGAATGAGGTTACGTATTCAGTCGTGATTGAGGCATGCTGTAAGGAGGGGAAATCTGCCGAGGCGTGCAATCTAATGGGCGAGATGCTTGGGGCAGGGTACACGCCAGATACACCACTGGCTGCTAAGGTGGTCGATGTGCTGTGCCAGGACGGAAAGGCAGACGAAGCACACCGAATGTGGAAATGGATGGTGAAGAAGAACGTCCCACCAGATAACACAATCACGAACACATTGATCTACTGGTTATGCAAGAGTGGAATGGTTCAGGAGGCAAGGAAGCTGTTTGATGAGCTCGAGAAGGGGTACAAGCCAAGCTTACTGACTTATAACTCGCTTATTTCCGGACTATGTGAAAATGGGGAGTTACAAGAGGCTGGGCAGGTGTGGGATGACATGGTTGAACGGGGATACGAGCCAAATGCCACGACTTACGAGGCCTTTATCAAGGGATTTTGCAAAATTGGGAAGCCAAATGAAGGGGCCACAGTATTTACTGAGATGGTGACCAAAGGGTGCACCCCAAGCAAGGTTCTTTACCAAGTTTTGGTCGATAGCCTTTCTGAGCCAATACATGACGATATTGTTGACAAAATTGTTGAAACTGCTGCCTTAAGTGGTGGGGATTTCTTGGATGGCGATTCTTGGGAGATCTTTATCAGGAGAGTGTTAGATACTAAGAGTGATACTTGGAACAAGCATCTCAATTCAGTGCTAGATACATAG